A window from Purpureocillium takamizusanense chromosome 3, complete sequence encodes these proteins:
- a CDS encoding Beta-N-acetylhexosaminidase (EggNog:ENOG503Q4BU~CAZy:GH3~COG:G) has translation MSLQSRRKAVGQLFAVGFHGTEINEDIRTLIRDYGVGAIVLFKRNVRDADQLRGLSQGLQSIAMEAGHSQPLFIGIDQENGLVTRISPPVAAQMPGPMSLGATGSLESTHAVAVATGEMLRHFGINMNYAPIGDVNSEPLNRVIGTRSPGDNPETVSSFAAACARGLREAGVAPCIKHFPGHGDTDVDSHYGLPVIDKSRADLDKTELVPFRDAARQGIEMVMTAHISMPQLGSKLPSTLSPQAIGILRNEFGYDGVIMTDCLEMDGIRATYGTVEGALMAIQAGVDNVMICHTFDVQAAAIDRICAAIDSGELTQQRIDESLNRLSRLKSHFTSWDTALQTGTPEALQSLNTQGFELASGVYRAAATLVRSRPDFLPVSPSALTVFVSPGPNIPVGGGAVDSGDATLPTRVPWVKSAFADTIRHHNGDVVDIRFTETGLTDEQWKQVTDADVVILATRNALESPYQKEMGLEIARRRENRGIVAIATCAPYDFLEDEDAIGTYLAVYEPTVEAFKSAIDVVYGNEKALGKLPVQWPRV, from the exons ATGTCTCTGCAAAGTCGTAGAAAGGCCGTCGGCCAA CTGTTTGCCGTTGGGTTCCACGGCACCGAGATCAACGAGGACATCCGGACGCTGATCCGCGATTACGGCGTCGGGGCGATTGTGCTGTTCAAGCGCAACGTGCGAGACGCGGACCAGCTCCGCGGCTTGTCCCAAGGCCTCCAGTCCATCGCCATGGAGGCCGGCCACAGCCAGCCGCTCTTCATAGGCATCGACCAGGAAAATGGCCTCGTCACGCgcatctcgccgcccgtggcagCACAGATGCCCGGTCCCATGTCCCTGGGCGCCACGGGCTCGCTCGAGTCGAcgcatgccgtcgccgtcgccaccggaGAGATGCTGCGCCATTTCGGCATCAACATGAACTACGCACCCATCGGCGACGTAAACTCGGAGCCCCTCAACCGAGTCATTGGCACGCGGAGCCCCGGCGACAACCCGGAAACCGTCTCCAGCTTCGCCGCTGCGTGCGCCCGCGGGCTGCGAGAGGCCGGCGTTGCGCCCTGCATCAAGCACTTTCCCGGACACGGCGACACGGATGTCGACTCACACTATGGCTTGCCCGTCATCGACAAGTCGCGAGCGGACTTGGATAAGACGGAGCTCGTGCCGTTCCGAGACGCGGCTCGTCAAGGGATCgagatggtgatgacggcgcaCATTTCCATGCCTCAGCTGGGCTCGAAGCTTCCGTCCACCCTGTCGCCGCAGGCGATTGGAATCCTGCGCAACGAGTTCGGCTACGACGGTGTCATCATGACCGACTGCCTGGAAATGGACGGTATCAGAGCCACGTACGgcaccgtcgagggcgcTCTGATGGCGATCCAAGCCGGTGTCGACAACGTCATGATCTGCCACACATTCGACGTACAGGCGGCAGCCATTGACCGAATCTGTGCTGCGATAGACTCCGGCGAATTAACTCAGCAGAGGATAGACGAATCGCTGAATCGCCTCAGCAGGCTCAAATCACACTTCACCAGCTGGGACACGGCCCTTCAGACGGGGACACCGGAGGCGCTGCAGAGTCTCAACACCCAGGGCTTCGAACTGGCTTCAGGCGTCTACAGAGCTGCCGCGACTCTTGTGCGGTCAAGGCCCGATTTCCTGCCCGTCTCGCCAAGCGCATTAACCGTGTTTGTGTCGCCCGGCCCGAATAttcccgtcggcggcggcgctgtcgacAGCGGCGATGCCACTCTGCCGACGCGGGTGCCTTGGGTGAAGAGTGCATTTGCCGACACGATACGTCATCACAATGGCGACGTGGTGGACATTCGCTTTACGGAGACGGGCTTGACCGATGAGCAGTGGAAGCAGGTGACGGATGCCGACGTGGTCATTCTGGCAACCCGCAATGCCCTGGAGTCGCCCTACCAAAAGGAGATGGGCTTGGAGAttgcccgccgtcgcgagAACAGAGGGATAGTGGCGATTGCGACGTGCGCACCATATGACTTTttggaagacgaagacgccaTCGGTACATATTTGGCGGTTTATGAGCCCACAGTCGAGGCTTTCAAATCGGCAATCGATGTCGTCTACGGGAACGAGAAGGCCCTCGGCAAGCTACCAGTGCAATGGCCTAGGGTGTAG
- a CDS encoding uncharacterized protein (TransMembrane:7 (o20-39i92-115o127-146i178-199o315-338i375-392o398-417i)~EggNog:ENOG503NW0E~COG:D): MFLTFPALTGVITWLFLSQYSLAYAILTSIWCSVFLEYWKVQEVDLSIRWNTRGVNKSKTNRPEFKYERILVEANGRVRHYFPKWKHVARQLLQIPFIVLATIVLGAIICCVFAVEILISEAYNGPYQFYLEYLPTVLLAVAIPYMSSSLEGVAEALTQYENHRTADQHEMSLTQKIFLLNIITNYLPILLTAFVYVPYGHVVVPSLKRILQRLLPSLETRLSAEAFRSDPNRLRNEVIALTVTGQLSSFFEENVLPLIKHKFLGWHRAYRRAHSKDAMLLRLTTDDPDELDFLKTCRNQGTLPQYNVQDDIAEIVLQFGYLALFAPVWPLISLGFLINNWIELRSDFAKICFEHRRPAPTRADGIGPWVQSLEMLTWLGSIITAAVVHLFGSDAHKPHWATLPVTIFVSEHILLVLRSLARWIFERFGSEQIRKERDERYARRLSYLETMEANRQAGLHLSPAEKERRKSVLVLGSYSFWRKQVDDGMSAAAGLRLINLAKEWDAEHADIAEEKKKKKRK; the protein is encoded by the exons ATGTTCTTGACGTTTCCGGCCCTCACCGGCGTCATTACGTGGCTTTTCCTATCGCAATACTCGCTCGCGTATGCCATCCTGACGAGCATTTGGTGCTCCGTCTTCCTCGAGTACTGGAAAGTCCAAGAAGTGGACCTAAGCATCCGATGGAATACACGAGGGGTCAACAAGTCTAAAACCAACCGGCCCGAGTTCAAGTACGAGCGAAtcctcgtcgaagccaaTGGCCGGGTAAGGCATTACTTTCCCAAGTGGAAACACGTCGCCCGACAGCTTCTCCAGATCCCGTTCATCGTATTGGCGACCATTGTTCTGGGCGCCATCATTTGCTGCGTCTTTGCTGTCGAGATACTCATCTCAGAGGCGTACAATGGCCCCTATCAGTTCTATCTG GAATACTTGCCTACGGTGCTCTTGGCCGTGGCGATTCCGTACATGAGCTCATCCCTCGAGGGCGTTGCCGAGGCGCTCACACAATACGAGAACCACCGGACCGCCGACCAGCACGAGATGTCGCTGACGCAAAAGATCTTCCTGctcaacatcatcaccaactACCTGCCCATTCTGCTGACGGCGTTTGTATACGTCCCGTATGGACACGTTGTGGTGCCCAGCTTGAAGCGCATCCTGCAGCGTCTGTTGCCCAGTCTCGAGACGCGCCTGTCGGCAGAGGCGTTCCGTTCCGACCCGAACAGGCTACGAAACGAGGTCATTGCTCTCACTGTCACCGGACAGCTATCTAGCTTCTTCGAAGAGAACGTTCTGCCGCTCATCAAGCACAAGTTTCTTGGCTGGCATCGTGCCTACCGCAGGGCACATTCCAAGGACGCCATGCTCCTACGCCTGACAACGGACGACCCCGACGAACTCGACTTCTTGAAGACGTGTCGAAATCAGGGCACATTGCCACAGTATAACGTGCAGGACGATATTGCCGAGATTGTTCTTCAATTCGGCTACCTGGCGCTCTTTGCACCGGTGTGGCCACTCATTTCCCTCGGGTTTCTCATCAACAACTGGATCGAGCTTCGATCGGACTTTGCCAAGATATGCTTTGAGCACAGACGCCCAGCTCCCACCCGCGCAGACGGCATCGGGCCATGGGTCCAGTCGCTGGAGATGCTCACGTGGTTGGGCAGTATCATCACGGCCGCGGTGGTCCATCTCTTTGGCTCTGACGCCCACAAGCCTCACTGGGCGACGCTACCCGTGACCATCTTCGTCAGCGAGCACATCTTGCTCGTGCTGCGCTCCCTGGCGCGATGGATCTTTGAGAGGTTTGGCTCCGAGCAGATTCGCAaggagcgcgacgagcgaTACGCCAGGCGCTTGTCGTACCTGGAGACAATGGAAGCGAATAGACAGGCCGGGCTGCACCTCAGCCCTGCcgagaaggagaggaggaaaTCGGTGCTTGTTCTGGGCTCTTATAGCTTCTGGAGGAAGCAGGTGGATGATGGCatgagcgccgcggccggtcTCCGGCTCATCAACTTGGCCAAGGAATGGGACGCGGAGCACGCCGACATTGctgaagaaaaaaagaagaagaagaggaagtGA
- a CDS encoding uncharacterized protein (COG:I~EggNog:ENOG503NYPY), whose translation MPSGLPTAPDSEIGLQPPPVFAPKPGRPGVPAAPVIGDSPVIFNPIIIILIGYLEEVSPNGLQTAVANAREKLPDFMDKLNITDARSFLEFANDLLKWIPHENYEGKDIYDILCMFLSLARSH comes from the coding sequence ATGCCTTCCGGTCTTCCAACCGCCCCAGACTCGGAAATCGGCCTTCAGCCGCCCCCCGTCTTCGCGCCGAAACCAGGCCGGCCGGGAGTCCCAGCGGCGCCCGTGATCGGTGACAGTCCTGTCATCTTcaaccccatcatcatcatcttgATCGGATACCTGGAGGAGGTGAGCCCGAATGGCTTACAGACCGCAGTGGCAAACGCTCGCGAGAAGCTGCCCGACTTCATGGACAAGCTCAACATTACAGACGCTCGTTCCTTCCTCGAGTTCGCCAACGACCTCTTGAAGTGGATTCCTCATGAGAACTATGAGGGAAAGGACATTTACGACATTCTCTGCATGTTTttgtccttggccaggaGCCACTAG
- a CDS encoding uncharacterized protein (EggNog:ENOG503PA03~COG:D~TransMembrane:8 (i205-232o238-255i308-331o343-362i394-415o531-554i591-608o614-633i)) — protein sequence MDIMSATTSPATQQSNGRLRLPPPPRVSDPDSGTRSAEQTYNDTYVVAYDFGSLDYDVAAKEFSALLDSLEAAGLHTEVRPSFEKTMLVFVKAPEQLLGNTVYKSRVRDWLYSITQVRPEGDKNTAVRAWYEAEDLLAMHHLVAWPKELGGAGITPETGRWENVKAIFPLHNERENQVLLRHLSRRLVLTVDDFDKIRDLLGAKVAFYFAFIQTYLMFLTFPALTGVITWLFLSQYSLAYAILTSIWCSVFLEYWKVQEVDLSIRWNTRGVNKSKTNRPEFKYERILVEANGRVRHYFPKWKHVARQLLQIPFIVLATIVLGAIICCVFAVEILISEAYNGPYQFYLEYLPTVLLAVAIPYMSSSLEGVAEALTQYENHRTADQHEMSLTQKIFLLNIITNYLPILLTAFVYVPYGHVVVPSLKRILQRLLPSLETRLSAEAFRSDPNRLRNEVIALTVTGQLSSFFEENVLPLIKHKFLGWHRAYRRAHSKDAMLLRLTTDDPDELDFLKTCRNQGTLPQYNVQDDIAEIVLQFGYLALFAPVWPLISLGFLINNWIELRSDFAKICFEHRRPAPTRADGIGPWVQSLEMLTWLGSIITAAVVHLFGSDAHKPHWATLPVTIFVSEHILLVLRSLARWIFERFGSEQIRKERDERYARRLSYLETMEANRQAGLHLSPAEKERRKSVLVLGSYSFWRKQVDDGMSAAAGLRLINLAKEWDAEHADIAEEKKKKKRK from the exons ATGGACATCATGTCCGCCACAACAAGTCCCGCGACCCAACAATCCAAcggccggctgcggctgccgccaccgccccgAGTCTCCGATCCAGACAGCGGCACACGGTCGGCCGAGCAGACGTACAATGACACGTACGTTGTCGCTTATGACTTTGGCAGTCTCG ATTACGATGTGGCAGCCAAAGAGTTCAGCGCGCTGctcgacagcctcgaggcggctgggctgcaCACAGAAGTGCGCCCTAGCTTCGAGAAGACCATGCTCGTGTTTGTCAAGGCGCCCGAGCAGCTTCTGGGCAACACAGTCTACAAGTCGAG GGTGAGGGACTGGCTCTACAGCATCACGCAAGTCCGCCCTGAAGGCGACAAAAACACCGCGGTTCGCGCCTGGTACGAGGCTGAGGACCTCTTGGCCATGCATCATCTCGTGGCCTGGCCGAAAGAGCTTGGgggcgccggcatcaccCCCGAGACGGGCCGATGGGAAAACGTCAAGGCTATTTTCCCGCTGCACAACGAGCGCGAGAATCAAGTGCTCTTGAGACACCTCAGCCGACGTCTGGTGCTCACGGTCGACGACTTTGACAAGATTCGCGACCTGCTTGGCGCAAAG GTTGCATTTTACTTTGCCTTTATACAGACGTACCTGATGTTCTTGACGTTTCCGGCCCTCACCGGCGTCATTACGTGGCTTTTCCTATCGCAATACTCGCTCGCGTATGCCATCCTGACGAGCATTTGGTGCTCCGTCTTCCTCGAGTACTGGAAAGTCCAAGAAGTGGACCTAAGCATCCGATGGAATACACGAGGGGTCAACAAGTCTAAAACCAACCGGCCCGAGTTCAAGTACGAGCGAAtcctcgtcgaagccaaTGGCCGGGTAAGGCATTACTTTCCCAAGTGGAAACACGTCGCCCGACAGCTTCTCCAGATCCCGTTCATCGTATTGGCGACCATTGTTCTGGGCGCCATCATTTGCTGCGTCTTTGCTGTCGAGATACTCATCTCAGAGGCGTACAATGGCCCCTATCAGTTCTATCTG GAATACTTGCCTACGGTGCTCTTGGCCGTGGCGATTCCGTACATGAGCTCATCCCTCGAGGGCGTTGCCGAGGCGCTCACACAATACGAGAACCACCGGACCGCCGACCAGCACGAGATGTCGCTGACGCAAAAGATCTTCCTGctcaacatcatcaccaactACCTGCCCATTCTGCTGACGGCGTTTGTATACGTCCCGTATGGACACGTTGTGGTGCCCAGCTTGAAGCGCATCCTGCAGCGTCTGTTGCCCAGTCTCGAGACGCGCCTGTCGGCAGAGGCGTTCCGTTCCGACCCGAACAGGCTACGAAACGAGGTCATTGCTCTCACTGTCACCGGACAGCTATCTAGCTTCTTCGAAGAGAACGTTCTGCCGCTCATCAAGCACAAGTTTCTTGGCTGGCATCGTGCCTACCGCAGGGCACATTCCAAGGACGCCATGCTCCTACGCCTGACAACGGACGACCCCGACGAACTCGACTTCTTGAAGACGTGTCGAAATCAGGGCACATTGCCACAGTATAACGTGCAGGACGATATTGCCGAGATTGTTCTTCAATTCGGCTACCTGGCGCTCTTTGCACCGGTGTGGCCACTCATTTCCCTCGGGTTTCTCATCAACAACTGGATCGAGCTTCGATCGGACTTTGCCAAGATATGCTTTGAGCACAGACGCCCAGCTCCCACCCGCGCAGACGGCATCGGGCCATGGGTCCAGTCGCTGGAGATGCTCACGTGGTTGGGCAGTATCATCACGGCCGCGGTGGTCCATCTCTTTGGCTCTGACGCCCACAAGCCTCACTGGGCGACGCTACCCGTGACCATCTTCGTCAGCGAGCACATCTTGCTCGTGCTGCGCTCCCTGGCGCGATGGATCTTTGAGAGGTTTGGCTCCGAGCAGATTCGCAaggagcgcgacgagcgaTACGCCAGGCGCTTGTCGTACCTGGAGACAATGGAAGCGAATAGACAGGCCGGGCTGCACCTCAGCCCTGCcgagaaggagaggaggaaaTCGGTGCTTGTTCTGGGCTCTTATAGCTTCTGGAGGAAGCAGGTGGATGATGGCatgagcgccgcggccggtcTCCGGCTCATCAACTTGGCCAAGGAATGGGACGCGGAGCACGCCGACATTGctgaagaaaaaaagaagaagaagaggaagtGA
- a CDS encoding uncharacterized protein (COG:S~EggNog:ENOG503P57X), producing the protein MPGPTNEKSMNPTEPAAPPTAAAAAAPVVIRQVEAAADIAAAERCFDTYTEWLDMDISFQDYAAERKGLPGKYVPPSGALLLAIDPLSQNVLGCIAMRPIELEPRFLRQRQQQQQQQRSPDNAATRYCEIKRLFVYPEARGRQVSRALVREVTVKARQAGYSEVLLDTMIKMQAAVKLYISEGFEETAPYNASPLDGVMYFSKKLM; encoded by the coding sequence ATGCCGGGCCCCACCAACGAGAAGAGCATGAACCCTAccgagcccgcggcgccaccaacagcagcagcagcggcagcccccGTGGTGATCCGGCAAGtcgaagccgctgccgacaTTGCTGCGGCTGAGAGGTGCTTCGACACATACACCGAATGGCTCGACATGGACATTTCCTTCCAAGACTACGCCGCCGAACGCAAGGGACTGCCCGGCAAGTACGTGCCGCCGTCTGGCGCGCTGCTCCTGGCCATCGATCCCCTGTCTCAGAACGTTCTTGGCTGCATAGCCATGAGGCCAATCGAGCTGGAGCCGCGGTTCTTGCgccaacggcagcagcagcagcagcagcagcgcagccctGACaacgcggcgacgcgctaCTGCGAAATCAAGAGGCTCTTCGTCTACCCTGAGGCAAGGGGCAGGCAAGTCTCACGCGCCCTGGTCCGCGAGGTTACAGTCAAGGCCCGGCAAGCGGGGTACAGCGAAGTGCTGCTCGACACAATGATAAAGATGCAGGCTGCCGTCAAACTATACATCTCCGAGGGCTTCGAGGAGACTGCTCCCTACAATGCCAGTCCATTGGACGGAGTCATGTATTTTAGTAAGAAGCTGATGTAG
- a CDS encoding uncharacterized protein (TransMembrane:11 (i50-69o75-102i129-151o163-179i186-207o227-250i262-285o305-323i344-364o370-396i417-441o)~EggNog:ENOG503NXRP~COG:E) translates to MVAPRSGDKAIFAGHGRPRGDEEPSDAKDHDAAADVFGQEANHDIKYKRLTWPLVAILMITEIVSNGMLSLPSSLAVVGMVPGLVIIVFLGVFATYTSWLLVQFKLRHPEVHTMGDAGYILFGPVGRELLAFGTLCFSIFACGGQLLAGQIGLAALSDNKLCLTLYTGIFAIPTLLCSLPRTFHGLGWISIASVLSISIAGVVGMAAAGMSPDPNRIVEVAMPSSFYTAFISITNPVFAYAGHFMFFVLISEMKEPRHAMRAAYTLQSFATVFYAIFAGVTYGYIGSTVLSPSFSSLSPYWQKVSYGIALPNFLLAGALYAHTASKVIFVRVFRHSRHLHSHTVLGWSVWVLLVLLANGLSFLLAVGVPIFNYLIGISASLFAAWFTYGIAGMFWLHDSYHDGGGFYSWRKRWFQATLSIATILMGGFICVAGLYVTVLAIKDAYASGQIPSPFTC, encoded by the exons ATGGTCGCGCCCAGATCGGGTGACAAGGCCATATtcgccggccatggccgccctcgcggcgacgaggagcctTCTGATGCAAAGGaccatgatgccgccgccgacgtcttTGGGCAGGAGGCCAACCATGACATCAAATACAAGAGACTCACCTggccgctcgtcgccatcctcatgATCACCGAGATCGTATCCAATGGCAtgctctctctcccctcaTCTCTCGCCGTGGTGGGCATGGTCCCGGGGCTGGTCATCATCGTgttcctcggcgtcttcgcGACATACACGTCGTGGCTGCTGGTTCAGTTCAAGCTTCGCCACCCCGAGGTGCACACCATGGGCGACGCGGGGTACATCCTCTTCGGGCCCGTAGggcgcgagctgctggccttTGGAACGCTGTGCTTCTCCATCTTCGCCtgcggcgggcagctgctcgcgggCCAGATCGGGCTCGCGGCCTTGAGCGACAACAAGCTCTGTCTGACGCTGTACACGGGGATATTCGCCATCCCGACTCTGCTGTGCTCGCTGCCGAGGACGTTTCACGGACTGGGCTGGATCTCCATCGCGAGCGTCTTGAGCATATCTATTGCAGGGGTCGTGGGCATGGCTGCGGCAGGCATGTCGCCAGATCCGAATCGGATTGTCGAGGTCGCGATGCCTTCTAGCTTCTACACGGCGTTTATATCAATCACCAACCCTGTGTTTGCCTACGCTGGACACTTTAT GttcttcgtcctcatctCAGAGATGAAGGAGCCGAGGCACGCCATGCGCGCCGCGTACACATTGCAGTCATTCGCCACAGTCTTCTACGCAATCTTCGCTGGCGTGACCTACGGCTACATCGGGAGCACAGTCTTGTCGCCGTCAttctcgtcgctctcgccgTACTGGCAAAAGGTGTCCTACGGCATCGCACTACCAAACTTTCTCCTTGCGGGGGCTCTCTACGCGCACACGGCCAGCAAGGTCATCTTCGTGAGGGTGTTTCGACACTCGAGACATCTCCACAGCCACACCGTGCTGGGGTGGAGCGTCTGGGTcctgctcgtcctgctcgccaACGGCTTGTCGTTTCTTCTCGCCGTCGGAGTGCCAATCTTCAACTACTTGATCGGAATTTCCGCGTCGCTCTTTGCCGCCTGGTTTACATATGGAAT TGCCGGCATGTTCTGGCTCCATGATTCCTAtcacgacggcggtggcttCTACTCGTGGCGTAAAAGGTGGTTTCAGGCTACACTCTCCATCGCGACAATCCTCATGGGTGGGTTCATCTGCGTTGCTGGCCTCTACGTCACCGTCCTTGCCATCAAAGATGCCTATGCTAGCGGCCAGATCCCTTCTCCATTTACTTGTTGA
- a CDS encoding Homoserine O-acetyltransferase (COG:H~EggNog:ENOG503NZIY), translating to MGDYKTFDLGDVELQLGGRLENAFIAYKTYGDAASPAIIYPSWFSGLISDNEWLIGEDKALNPKRYYIIVPAMFGNGQSTSPSNTPRDPSRPFPSITLRDNVTAQHQLVTKGLGVTHARCVLGWSMGAAQTYQWLTQFPDFTDLGVPFCGSARTSLHNQVFLEGVKSALLAAKGASSAGSCAGESTPAERYRVWSEEERTAGLKALGRVYAGWGFSQAFYRERVYETALGYSSLEKFMTDFWEAWALSKGLPVLPLPPVPV from the coding sequence ATGGGTGACTACAAGACATTTGAcctgggcgacgtcgagctccagcTGGGTGGCAGGCTAGAAAATGCCTTCATCGCTTACAAGACGTACGGCGACGCAGCAAGCCCAGCCATCATCTACCCAAGCTGGTTCAGCGGCCTCATCTCAGACAACGAGTGGCTCATCGGGGAAGACAAAGCCCTCAACCCTAAACGCTACTACATTATCGTCCCTGCAATGTTCGGCAATGGCCAGTCCACCAGCCCGTCCAACACACCACGCGATCCTTCCCGACCCTTCCCCAGCATCACCCTCCGCGACAACGTCAcggcgcagcaccagctCGTAACCAAGGGACTGGGCGTCACCCACGCGCGCTGCGTTCTCGGCTGGAGcatgggcgccgcgcagACATACCAGTGGCTCACGCAGTTCCCCGACTTCACCGACCTCGGTGTGCCGTTTTGCGGCAGCGCGCGGACGTCGCTACACAACCAGGTCTTCCTCGAGGGGGTGAAGAGCGCTCTGCTTGCCGCCAAGGGCGCCTCATCGGCGGGGAGCTGCGCTGGCGAAAGCACACCTGCGGAGAGGTACAGGGTGTGGTCCGAAGAGGAGAGGACGGCGGGGCTCAAGGCGCTCGGCCGTGTATATGCGGGGTGGGGGTTCAGCCAGGCCTTCTACCGAGAGCGCGTGTACGAGACTGCGCTCGGCTACAGCAGTCTCGAGAAGTTCATGACGGACTTTTGGGAGGCGTGGGCGCTCTCCAAAGGTTTGCCAGTGTTACCCCTTCCACCAGTGCCTGTCTAG
- a CDS encoding Homoserine O-acetyltransferase (COG:H~EggNog:ENOG503NZIY) produces MGDYKTFDLGDVELQLGGRLENAFIAYKTYGDAASPAIIYPSWFSGLISDNEWLIGEDKALNPKRYYIIVPAMFGNGQSTSPSNTPRDPSRPFPSITLRDNVTAQHQLVTKGLGVTHARCVLGWSMGAAQTYQWLTQFPDFTDLGVPFCGSARTSLHNQVFLEGVKSALLAAKGASSAGSCAGESTPAERYRVWSEEERTAGLKALGRVYAGWGFSQAFYRERVYETALGYSSLEKFMTDFWEAWALSKDPENMLTMLETWQRGDCANQEPYNGNFKAAMQAIKAKTLVLPGKTDLYFPPEDSEYEVQCMAEGIGECVPFPSIWGHWAGGPGLSKTDLDWLDKKLKSLLGDDHKATELPLRNAKMPVEA; encoded by the exons ATGGGTGACTACAAGACATTTGAcctgggcgacgtcgagctccagcTGGGTGGCAGGCTAGAAAATGCCTTCATCGCTTACAAGACGTACGGCGACGCAGCAAGCCCAGCCATCATCTACCCAAGCTGGTTCAGCGGCCTCATCTCAGACAACGAGTGGCTCATCGGGGAAGACAAAGCCCTCAACCCTAAACGCTACTACATTATCGTCCCTGCAATGTTCGGCAATGGCCAGTCCACCAGCCCGTCCAACACACCACGCGATCCTTCCCGACCCTTCCCCAGCATCACCCTCCGCGACAACGTCAcggcgcagcaccagctCGTAACCAAGGGACTGGGCGTCACCCACGCGCGCTGCGTTCTCGGCTGGAGcatgggcgccgcgcagACATACCAGTGGCTCACGCAGTTCCCCGACTTCACCGACCTCGGTGTGCCGTTTTGCGGCAGCGCGCGGACGTCGCTACACAACCAGGTCTTCCTCGAGGGGGTGAAGAGCGCTCTGCTTGCCGCCAAGGGCGCCTCATCGGCGGGGAGCTGCGCTGGCGAAAGCACACCTGCGGAGAGGTACAGGGTGTGGTCCGAAGAGGAGAGGACGGCGGGGCTCAAGGCGCTCGGCCGTGTATATGCGGGGTGGGGGTTCAGCCAGGCCTTCTACCGAGAGCGCGTGTACGAGACTGCGCTCGGCTACAGCAGTCTCGAGAAGTTCATGACGGACTTTTGGGAGGCGTGGGCGCTCTCCAAAG ACCCGGAGAACATGTTGACAATGCTGGAGACGTGGCAAAGGGGGGATTGTGCTAACCAAGAGCCATACAACGGCAACTTCAAAGCCGCCATGCAAGCGATCAAAGCCAAAacgctggtgctgccgggCAAGACAGATCTCTACTTTCCTCCCGAAGATTCGGAATACGAAGTGCAGTGCATGGCAGAAGGAATTGGAGAATGCGTTCCGTTCCCGTCCATCTGGGGCCACTG GGCTGGCGGACCTGGATTGAGTAAAACGGATCTGGATTGGCTTGACAAGAAATTGAAGTCTCTTCTGGGCGATGACCACAAGGCCACAGAGTTACCTTTGAGAAACGCAAAGATGCCAGTGGAAGCTTAG
- a CDS encoding uncharacterized protein (COG:I~EggNog:ENOG503NYPY): MDTPASITPESLQSFKDSPPYNYEEALVPPGGFRTFNEFFARHLKPGARPIDSPADDKVIVYPADCTYDNSITDQSIVSIQSGGVVMIKNLPWTIGSLLQGSEFANDFDGGVWMHAFLNTFNYHRQHAPVAGTVIEAKNIQGAAYLEVNAKCQPIRVMCGPDAPDSPGYQFLQMRGMVVIDNPVLGKVAVLPIGMAQVSSVKLSVKKGDVLKKGDEISCFLFGGSDIIVVFQAKAGLKVDNFVASSGDTYSKMGTILARAP, encoded by the coding sequence ATGGACACTCCTGCTTCCATCACCCCCGAGTCTCTGCAGTCCTTCAAAGATTCACCCCCATACAATTACGAAGAGGCCCTAGTGCCACCAGGAGGCTTTCGAACCTTCAACGAGTTCTTCGCCCGCCATCTAAAGCCCGGAGCGAGACCCATTGACTCGCCAGCGGACGACAAGGTCATTGTCTACCCGGCTGACTGCACGTATGACAACTCAATCACCGATCAGAGCATCGTCAGCATTCAGTCTGGAGGAGTCGTGATGATCAAGAACCTCCCGTGGACAATCGGGTCGCTCTTGCAGGGCAGTGAATTTGCGAACGACTTTGACGGTGGCGTCTGGATGCATGCCTTTTTGAACACATTCAACTATCACCGCCAACACGCACCCGTCGCCGGTACTGTCATCGAGGCCAAGAACATACAAGGCGCCGCCTATCTCGAGGTCAACGCCAAATGCCAGCCTATCCGCGTCATGTGTGGGCCGGATGCCCCCGATAGCCCTGGGTACCAGTTCCTTCAAATGCGCGGAATGGTGGTCATCGACAACCCTGTTCTGGGCAAGGTCGCCGTGTTGCCCATTGGCATGGCCCAAGTCTCGTCTGTTAAGCTGTCGGTGAAGAAGGGAGATGTGCTCAAGAAGGGAGACGAGATTTCCTGCTTCCTGTTCGGCGGGTCGGACATTATTGTTGTCTTCCAAGCCAAGGCTGGGCTCAAGGTTGACAATTTCGTTGCGTCGTCAGGGGATACCTACTCAAAGATGGGTACGATCTTGGCTAGAGCGCCGTGA